Proteins co-encoded in one Candidatus Thiodictyon syntrophicum genomic window:
- a CDS encoding AAA family ATPase — MRLLHYLEIQNFKRFGDRQRIELDHPAVLIGPNNCGKTTAIQAIALWSQAVKTWFDAKQTSTPAERTSTSINRLNIVSVPVQRTRYFWHNTAVRTGNRDIPLLITLGVQHENRVEPVTMSFRNQGDELVYCC, encoded by the coding sequence ATGAGACTGTTGCATTATCTTGAGATTCAAAACTTCAAACGCTTCGGCGACCGGCAGCGTATCGAACTCGACCATCCGGCCGTATTGATCGGACCGAACAATTGCGGCAAGACCACGGCGATCCAGGCGATTGCCCTCTGGTCCCAGGCGGTCAAGACCTGGTTCGACGCCAAGCAGACCTCGACCCCCGCGGAGCGCACCTCGACCTCCATCAATCGCCTGAACATCGTCTCAGTGCCGGTGCAGCGGACCCGCTATTTCTGGCACAACACCGCCGTGCGCACCGGCAATCGGGATATCCCCCTGCTGATCACCCTGGGCGTCCAACACGAGAACAGGGTCGAGCCCGTCACCATGAGCTTTCGCAACCAAGGGGACGAGTTGGTCTATTGCTGTTGA